In a single window of the Carassius carassius chromosome 26, fCarCar2.1, whole genome shotgun sequence genome:
- the LOC132105994 gene encoding uncharacterized protein LOC132105994, protein MALTWIGPATLSRLGVEAADLKGVPVEYHDLCQGAKVFTKLDLRNAYHLKCVFHAQLVPFLGFVVSAGEIKADPCKVRAIAKWPAPDSRKALQRFLGFANFYRRFIRNFGQIAAPLTALTSPKTLNVNSLLRWMPQMSVWARSNLSGHTRMEPEAAVPSALAFVRQCRRTWKKAKAALAQANRQTKAAANRHRTPAPRYMCGQRVWLSTKDLPLRVASRKLAPRFIGPYRITKVLSPAAVQLKLPTTLGRVHPVFHVSRVKPVFHSHLVPSAPTPPSPPSSGWLPGLYGAEVARCPT, encoded by the exons ATGGCCCTCACGTGGATTGGTCCAGCAACTCTGTCTCGTCTTGGA GTGGAGGCTGCTGATTTGAAGGGGGTCCCGGTGGAGTACCACGACCTGTGCCAG ggagccaaggtcttcaccAAGCTAGATCTTCGGAATGCCTATCACCTGAAGTGCGTCTTCCATGCCCAGTTGGTTCCGTTCCTGGGGTTCGTTGTTTCTGCGGGGGAGATCAAAGCGGACCCCTGTAAGGTAAGGGCCATTGCCAAATGGCCAGCTCCTGACTCTCGTAAAGCTCTGCAGCGgttcctggggtttgccaacttctatcggcGGTTCATCCGGAACTTTGGTCAGATTGCTGCACCTTTAACGGCACTCACCTCTCCCAAG ACACTGAACGtcaattcattgttgaggtggatgcCTCAGATGTCGGTGTGGGCGCGGTCCAATCTCAGCGGTCACACGAGGATG GAACCCGAAGCTGCGGTCCCGTCTGCTTTGGCTTTTGTCCGACAGTGTCGACGCACCTGGAAGAAAGCTAAGGCGGCCTTGGCCCAGGCTAATAGGCAGACCAAAGCAGCGGCCAATCGTCACCGGACTCCTGCACCCCGCTATATGTGTGGTCAAAGGGTATGGCTTTCCACCAAGGACCTGCCTCTCAGGGTAGCCTCACGTAAGTTggcacccaggttcattggcccataCCGGATCACCAAGGTCCTGAGTCCGGCAGCGGTGCAGCTCAAGCTCCCTACCACGCTTGGTCGGGTGCACcctgttttccatgtttccaGGGTTAAACCTGTGTTCCATTCCCATCTTGTTCCATCAGCCCcaacccccccctcccccccatcTAGTGGATGGCTCCCCGGTCTATACGGTGCGGAAGTTGCTAGATGTCCGACATAG